The Candidozyma auris chromosome 1, complete sequence genome includes a region encoding these proteins:
- a CDS encoding DNA-dependent ATPase RAD26, with product MKDIEENLDVKLVDQDDLESSITKRANEALINRETELDEKRLQKSTSDLEKTLKRISLLQKRLDNPRTKLSQLKSLKDEIQWLNKNELIPRQQDVADIRARLQGNKESLQEKDTGGSGQRQAGESERDFLIRTGKITAFGNSTSFATDDQTNRSHQHLRAPGFEEVGKRQRIAEHRENSLVKSNDEADGPLRKRAKKDLSESEYEDQDDSEADYIGSEDDVVDSADDVVDRISDSDDNLDMSLSSRNIDDGDETVYQSRLQEWTSRRSQLREENNSDRTVADLPEWQQPHPSIPDAVLNAKFKLPGDIYPSLFEYQKTCVQWLWELYSQKTGGIIGDEMGLGKTIQVIAFLAGLQYSGLLDKPVLLVVPATVMNQWVNEFHRWWPPFRCMILHSIGSGMNKSSIRTEEQLEAHLEEEDADFDAQLSMKAANNQVNAKAIVDRVMEKGHILVTTYVGLRIYSKHILPREWGYVVLDEGHKIRNPNSEISLACKRVKTYNRIILSGTPIQNNLTELWSLFDFVFPGRLGTLPVFEQQFAIPINVGGYANASNVQVQTGYKCAVILRDLISPYLLRRLKVDVAQDLPKKNEMVLFVKLTQYQQNLYEKFLGSEDVNAILKGKRNVLMGVDMLRKICNHPDLIDRDMLLRRRGYSYGNPTKSGKMQVLKNLLQLWQKEGHRTLVFCQTKQMLDILEKFVVNLKRVDDEGDDIEEQDHFHYLRMDGSTPIGKRQQLVDTFNNNKYYDCFLLTTKVGGLGVNLTGADRVIIYDPDWNPSTDIQARERAWRLGQTKDITIYRLMTAGTIEEKIYHRQIFKTFLTNKILKDPKQRRFFKMNDLHDLFSLGDPQEKGTETGDMFSGSEKTFRGSKNRKSTQLNKREHKNDDDLYQVASIMGVSKLDNYVGDEENDDEKKDENRIMEGIFANADVVHSTLQHDEIINSNLQEVSIVEREAARVAKEAAEALKRSRISARSTAVGTPTWTGKFGVAGRFGPKTKNGGRKSRLGSKSPSQSPTPVAPDAVSSTSILDQLRQKKANAAKRAAKETKALTDDDKQQLLEHLIQFLQQQPEKFSKSDAILKSLPRTVNLKDEKEMISVRSLLREAADWDTSQKGWRLKESFSE from the coding sequence ATGAAAGACATCGAGGAAAATCTTGATGTAAAACTCgttgatcaagatgatcTTGAGAGCTCAATAACCAAAAGAGCGAACGAGGCGCTCATAAATCGAGAGACTGAGCTAGATGAGAAGCGATTGCAAAAATCGACCTCGGACTTGGAGAAaacattgaagagaatatcacttcttcaaaaacgcCTTGATAATCCACGAACCAAGCTATCACAACTTAAGCTGTTGAAGGACGAGATCCAATGGCTCAACAAGAATGAGCTAATTCCACGGCAACAAGACGTTGCGGACATCAGAGCAAGACTACAGGGAAACAAGGAGCTgcttcaagagaaagatACAGGGGGCTCAGGTCAGCGGCAAGCTGGCGAAAGCGAGCGGGACTTCTTAATACGAACTGGTAAGATTACTGCGTTCGGTAACTCGACCTCGTTTGCCACAGATGACCAGACAAATAGATCGCATCAGCATTTACGAGCTCCgggatttgaagaagtaggAAAGAGGCAAAGAATTGCAGAGCATCGAGAAAACCTGCTTGTCAAGAGCAATGATGAGGCTGATGGCCCGCTTCGAAAACGAGCGAAGAAGGACCTACTGGAGTCTGAGTATGAGGATCAGGATGACTCAGAAGCTGACTATATTGGTTCAGAGGATGATGTTGTCGACTCTGCTGACGATGTTGTAGATAGAATAAGTGATTCCGACGATAATTTGGATATGTCTTTGAGCCTGCGAAACATCGATGATGGGGATGAAACAGTTTATCAACTGAGACTCCAGGAGTGGACAAGCAGAAGGTCGCAGTTACGAGAGGAAAACAATTCTGATCGCACTGTTGCTGATCTTCCAGAATGGCAGCAGCCTCATCCAAGCATACCTGATGCTGTGCTTAATGCAAAATTCAAGTTGCCAGGGGATATATATCCCTCTTTATTCGAGTATCAAAAAACGTGCGTCCAATGGCTTTGGGAGCTCTATTCTCAAAAAACAGGAGGAATTATAGGTGATGAGATGGGATTGGGTAAAACAATACAGGTCATTGCATTCTTGGCAGGTCTACAATATTCTggccttcttgacaagcCCGTCTTACTTGTGGTTCCAGCCACAGTCATGAATCAGTGGGTGAATGAGTTCCACCGCTGGTGGCCTCCCTTCAGATGTATGATCCTCCACAGTATTGGCTCTGGAATGAACAAGAGCTCTATAAGAACAGAGGAACAGCTTGAAGCACATcttgaggaggaggatgcGGACTTTGATGCGCAATTAAGCATGAAAGCGGCCAACAATCAGGTGAATGCTAAAGCTATCGTTGATAGAGTCATGGAAAAGGGCCATATTTTAGTGACTACATATGTCGGTCTCAGGATTTACTCAAAACATATACTTCCTAGGGAATGGGGATATGTTGTACTTGACGAGGGCCACAAGATCAGAAACCCGAATTCTGAGATATCACTTGCATGCAAACGTGTGAAGACTTATAATAGAATAATCTTGTCGGGGACTCCAATTCAGAATAATTTGACCGAACTTTGGTCGTTATTTGACTTCGTCTTTCCTGGAAGGCTTGGCACGCTACCGGTGTTTGAACAACAGTTTGCAATCCCCATTAACGTGGGTGGGTATGCAAACGCCTCGAACGTACAAGTTCAAACAGGTTACAAATGTGCTGTGATCTTGCGAGATCTCATCTCTCCCTACCTTTTGAGGCGTCTAAAGGTTGATGTAGCACAAGACCTTCCCAAGAAAAACGAGATGGTTTTGTTTGTCAAGCTCACACAATATCAACAAAACCTATACGAAAAGTTTTTGGGAAGTGAGGATGTCAATGCAATCCTTaaaggaaagagaaatgTTCTTATGGGTGTCGATATGTTAAGAAAAATTTGCAATCATCCTGACCTCATAGACAGGGACATGTTGCTCAGAAGGAGAGGTTATAGCTACGGAAACCCTACAAAATCAGGCAAAATGCAAGTTTTAAAAAACTTGTTGCAACTTTGGCAAAAGGAGGGTCATAGAACCCTTGTATTTTGCCAAACGAAACAGATGCTAGAtattttggagaagttcgTGGTGAACCTAAAGAGagtcgatgatgaaggagaCGACATTGAAGAACAGGACCATTTTCACTATTTGCGAATGGATGGCTCGACTCCAATTGGAAAACGACAGCAATTGGTCGAtaccttcaacaacaataaGTACTACGACTGTTTTTTACTTACCACCAAAGTTGGAGGGCTAGGTGTCAACCTCACAGGTGCAGATAGAGTTATCATCTACGACCCAGATTGGAATCCATCTACAGATATTCAAGCCCGAGAAAGAGCCTGGCGTCTAGGACAGACGAAAGACATTACAATCTACAGGTTGATGACAGCCGGAACgattgaggagaagatttATCATAGACAGATTTTCAAAACTTTTTTGACCAACAAGATTTTAAAGGATCCAAAGCAAAGGCgattcttcaagatgaaTGACCTTCACGACTTATTCAGCCTAGGTGATCCACAGGAGAAGGGAACAGAGACTGGTGACATGTTCAGTGGGAGTGAAAAGACATTTAGAGGAAGCAAAAATAGGAAGTCTACGCAACTTAATAAGCGTGAGCACAAAAATGACGATGACTTGTATCAAGTGGCAAGCATCATGGGTGTGTCTAAGCTCGACAATTACGTTGGTGACGAAGAGAATGAcgatgaaaagaaggatgagaaCAGAATTATGGAAGGCATATTTGCCAACGCTGATGTAGTCCACAGTACATTGCAGCATGATGAAATCATTAACTCCAATCTCCAAGAGGTCAGCATTGTCGAGAGAGAGGCAGCTCGAGTGGCGAAAGAAGCTGCAGAAGCTCTCAAACGGTCCAGGATACTGGCACGATCTACTGCAGTAGGTACCCCTACTTGGACCGGCAAATTCGGTGTAGCAGGCAGATTTGGCCCCAAGACGAAGAACGGCGGCAGGAAGAGCCGCTTAGGTTCGAAGTCACCTAGTCAATCGCCGACTCCCGTGGCTCCTGATGCTGTCTCCTCGACATCAATTTTGGACCAGTTaagacaaaaaaaggcGAACGCTGCCAAAAGGGCTGCTAAGGAAACAAAGGCTCTAACAGATGATGATAAACAGCAACTACTTGAACATTTGATACAGTTTTTGCAGCAGCAACCGGAGAAGTTCAGCAAGTCTGATGCGATCCTCAAGTCGTTGCCCCGAACAGTAAATTTGAAGGATGAGAAAGAGATGATTTCTGTAAGATCACTTCTTAGAGAAGCCGCAGATTGGGATACTTCACAAAAAGGTTGGAGGCTCAAGGAGTCCTTCCTGGAGTAG